Within the Amycolatopsis sp. 195334CR genome, the region CTGGATCCCTCTTCGCAGTTCTTCACCGCCGGCGATGTGCCGAAGCTCGTCTACGCGCCTTCTTCGGTGGCGTCCTCACTCGCACTGGGCCCGGCGGCAACGGTCATCGGGGCCTCCTCGGTGCACGACGCATTGGCGGATATGCATTCCCGCGGCATTTCCCGGCTGATGGTCGAAGGCGGCGGGCACATCCACACGCAGTTCCTGGCGGCCGACGTGGTGGACGAGATCCATCTGGTCTACGCGCCCTTTTTCATCGGCTCGGCTTCGGCGCCGCGTTTTGTGCATCCCGCTTCTTTTCCGCAGTCGCCCGCCCGGCCCATGTCCTTGGTGGAAGCCCGGCAGACCGGCGATTTGGTCCTGCTGAAATACCGGGTTCACCATGGATGATCGCGCACTGCTCTCCGACGCCATCGCCCTCGGCGACAAGTGCCCGCCGTCGACCACTTTCCGCGTGGGCGCGGTGATCGTCGACGCGGACGGCGCGGTCCTGTCCACCGGCTACTCCGGTGAAACCGACCCGCACGACCACGCGGAAGAGGCGGCGCTGGCGAAGCTGGGTTTCCCCCAGCTCCCTGGGGCCACGATGTACACGTCGCTGGAGCCGTGCAGCAGCCGCGCCTCGCGGCCGCGTTCCTGCACCGCGCTGATCCTCGCGTCGGGCATCCCCCGCGTCGTCTTCGCCTGGCGGGAACCCGCCGTCTTCGTCGACTGCGTCGGCGCCGAAACCCTGACCGCGGCGGGGGTCACCGTCGTGGAGCTCCCGGAGTTGGCGCCCGCGGTCCGCGCCACCAACGCCCACCTGCTCTGACCCTGGGTCGCGACACACACGCCCAGCCGGACTCCGCCGTCGCGACACACGCCCAGCCGGGCTCCGCCGTCGCGACACGCGCCCGACCGGGCTCCGCGCCTCGGCGCATGCTGTGAATGTGGCTTTCACAGCCGATTCCGCTGTGAAAGCCACATTCACAGCACGCTCAGGCGCGTCGTCCCGGGCGCCAGCCTCGGGTCCGGCCTCGGCGGAAGGTGGCCACGACCAAACCCACCAAGGCCGCCACCCCCACGCCCGCGATCGCCAGGACGCCCGCCGCCTCGTTCACCGGGGGGCGGGCGGGGGCGGCGGCCGGCACGATGGCGCCCGCGGCCGGCGGCGGCACCGGGCCACCCGGGCCGACCGCGTCCGGGGGGATGTCGGCCGAGACCGCGGTGTACGCGTCGACCAGGCCCCAGCCCTGCCGAGGGTCGTGCTTGCCGCCGGGTGGGCGGCTGGCCGTCAGCGTCAGCCGCGTCATCACCTGGTCGGGGGTCAGTTCCGGGTGGTACGCGCGCAGCAACGCCGCCGCCCCGGCCACGTAGGCACCCGCCATCGACGGGTCCGTCACCGGCCAGCGGTGTGCCAGCTTTCCCTGTCCCCCGGCCGAAACGCTGACCAGCTCCGCCCCCGGCGCGGACAGCGACAGGTGCCTGCCCGCCTCCCGCTGCACCGGCTGCATCTGCTGGTTCAACGACCCCACCGCGAGCACCCCCGGCGTCGCCGTCGGATAGGTCAGCGCACCGTCCTCTTTGGCCGAAGCCGCCGAGATCACCACCGAACCCCGCCGCCGCGCGTCGTTCACCGCCGCGGTCAGCGCGGGCGAGTCCACCGGCGACGGCACCGCGACCAGGATGACGCCCGCCTTCGCCTCCACCGAGGTGACGATCGCGGCGGCCAGCGCGTCCGGATCGGCGCTGTCCGCGGCATTGCCGCCGGGACGCAGGTAGCGCACCGGCAGCACCTTCGCCCCCGGCGCCACGCCGGCGAACGTGGTCGACCGGTTCTGCCGAGCCGCGACGATGCCCGCCGCGACCGTGCCGCGCCCGTCGCAGTCCGGCGCCGGAGCCGTCGCCCCCGCGCCGATGCCCCGCACCGGCAGCACCTGCTCGGGCCCGAACTGCGCGTTGGCCGCGTCCACCCCGGTGCCGATCACCGCGACCAGCTGGCCGGTGCCGTCGGTCAGCGGCCACACCCGCGAGGCGTCGATGACCCGCTGCCCCCACGGCACCGCGCCCGGGTACACCCCGGACGGGTTCGCGCAGGTGCTCTGCGGCGGCGGTGCCGACGGGGGCTGGGCCGCCGCGCCGGGGACGAGCACGGTCGACGCCACCAGGACGGCCGACACCGCACTCCACCACCTCACGCGGCGACCCTAAGCCGCGCGACCCCCACGCCGCGCGGGTAATTTTCCCCGTTTCGGCGAGCTTTCAGCCGAGATCCATGCCGAGGTCCAACGCCGGCGCGGAGTGCGTCAGCGCCCCGACCGCCAGGTAGTCCACGCCGGACGCCGCGTACTCCCGCGCGTTCTCCAGCCGCAGCCCGCCGGAGGACTCCAGCCGCGCCTTCGACCCCAGCTCGTCGCGCAGGCGCACGGCCTCCGCGCACCGGGCGGGGGTGAAGTTGTCGAGCAGCACCTCGTCCGCGCCCGCCCGCAGCGCCTCCTCCAACTGCACCAGGTCGTCGACCTCGACCTCGCACGCCAGTTCGGCGGCGTGCTCGCGCGCGGCCCGCAACGCCGCGGTGACCGAACCCGCCGCCACCACGTGGTTGTCCTTGATCAGCACCGCGTCCCCGAGGCCGAACCGGTGGTTCACCCCGCCCCCGCAGCGCACCGCGTACTTCTCCAGCAACCGCAGGCCGGGCAGGGTTTTGCGGGAGTCGCGGATGGCGCAGCCCGTACCCTCCACTTCGGACACCCAGGCCGCGGTGGTGGTGGCGACGCCGGACAGGTGGCAGAGCAGGTTCAACGCGGTCCGCTCGGCGGTCAGCAGGCCCCGCACCGGCCCGCGCACCACCAGCGCCGGTTCCCCGGCGGCCAGCCAGCTCCCGTCGACGCGCCGCTCCACCACCTCGTACGACTCCAGCACCCGGTCCAGCACGGCCAGCGCCGGGCCGACGCCCGCCAGCGTGCCCGCCACCCGCGGGGTGAACGCCGCGGTGGACACCACGCCCTCGGGCACGGTCGCCCGCGTGGTCGCGTCGGCGCCGTAGCGCAGGTCCTCCGCCAGCGCCGTGTCGACCACGCGGAGCACGTCGGCCGCGTCGAGGCCGCCGTCGGCCAGGATTTCCCGGGTCAGCTCGTTCATGCCACCACTTCCTGCAGGATCGGATCGGCGAGCACCGGCTGCCCCGACGGGCTCAACCGGATCAGCTGGCTCCGCCGCCACCCCGGCTCGTCGCGCTCGGGGAAGTCCAGCCGCACCTGACAACCCCGTGATTCGGTGCGCCGCGCGGCGGAGATCACCAGTGCCTGCGCGGCCAGCGTCAGCGCCGCGTCCTCCACCTCCGCCTGCGTCCTCAGTGGACTGTCGCTTGTGGCCAGATCGAGCACCGAGCCGAGCACCGCCAGCCCGTCGGCGTCCCGGCCGATCGCGGCGTAGCGGCTCATCGCCCGCTGCAACGCGTCCCGCTCGGCCGCTTCGACGTGACGGCATTCCGGCGCCAGCCCGTGCCGGGGCTCGGCCAGCACCCCCGAGGCCAGGTCGGCGGCCGCCGCTTCGGCCACCCGCTCCCCCATCACCAGGCCCTCCAGCAGGCTGTTCGACGCCAGCCGGTTCGCCCCGTGCAACCCCGTCCGCGCCACTTCACCGGCCGCGTACAGCCCGGTCACCCCGGTGCGCCCGGTCGTGTCGGTCACCACGCCACCGCAGGCGAAGTGCGCGGCGGGGGTGACCGGGATCGGCTCGGTCAGCGGGTCGACCCCGGCGGCCAGCGCGGCCCCGTACACGGTCGGGAAGCGCTTGGCGAACCCGGTGATGCGGGTGGCGTCGAGGAACACGTGGTCGTCGATGCCGCCCGGCGCCTCGGCCAGCCGCCGGGTGATCGCCGCCGACACCACGTCGCGCGGGGCCAGGTCGCCGAGCGGGTGCACCCCGAGCATCACCAGCTCGCCCGCGCCGTCGAGCAGGCGCGCGCCCTCGCCACGCACCGCCTCGGTGACCAGCGGGCAGCGCCCGCGCGCGCCCGGGGTGTACAACACGGTCGGGTGGAACTGCACGAACTCCATGTCGGCCGCCTGCGCACCCGCGCGCAGCGCCAGCGCCAGCCCGTCGCCGGTGGCCGGTTCCGGGTTGGAGGTCGCCTGGTAGAGCTGCCCCAGTCCACCGGTCGCGACCAGCACGGCGGGCGCGCGGACCACGCCGAGCACCCCATCGGGGTCGAGCACGGACACCCCGGCCACCGCACCGGACGGCGTGCGCAGCGCGTCCACCGCCACGTGCCGCTCCAGCACCGGCAACCGCCTGCCGGTGGTCTCCGCGACCAGCGCGCGTTCCACCTCGGCCCCGGTCGCGTCGCCGCCCGCGTGGATCACCCGGAACGCGGTGTGCCCGCCCTCGCGGGCCCTGGCCAGGCCGCCGCTCGTCCCGGCGTCGAAGCTGGCGCCCAGCTCGCGGAGCCGCGCCACCGCGCCCGGCCCGCCGTCGAGGACCGACTGCACCGCGACCTCGTCGCAGAGCCCGGCCCCGGCGGTGAGCGTGTCCTGGACGTGCCGGGCCACCGAGTCGCCGTCGTCGTGTTCGCCGGGCAGCACCACCGCGACGCCGCCCTGGGCCCAGCGCGTGTTGCCGTCCTCGATCGCGGCCTTGGTCACCACCAGCACGCGCAGGCCGAGCGCCCGGCCGCGCAGGGCCGCGGTCAGCCCGGCGACCCCGCTGCCGATCACCACGAGATCGGCCGCGGCCTCCCATCGCGGTGTGGTTTTCGCCTCACGGGCAGTAACCTGGTTGCTCATTCCCCGCCGCCAGGCTGGCCGATCTCGATCATCCGCTGCACCGAGGCGCGGGCCTTCGCCGCGGTCTCCGCGTCGACGTGGACCTCGTCCAGCCCCTCGCGCAGGCAGCGCAGCAGGGCCGCCGGGGTGATCATCTTCATGAACCGGCAGGACGCGCGGTCGTTCACCGCGCGGAAGTCGATGCCCGGCGCGGCCTTGCGCAGCTGGTGCAGCATGCCGATCTCGGTGGCCACCAGCACCGAGCCCGCCTTGGTCGCCTTGGCCTCGTGCACCATGTCGCCGGTGGACAGGATCTTCACCCGGTCCGCGGCCACCGCACCCTCCCCGGCCAGGTAGAGCGCCGAGGTGGCGCAGCCGCATTCGGGGTGGATGAACAGGTCGGCGTCGGGGTTCGAGGCGGCCCGCTCGGCCAGCTCGGGCCCGTTGATCCCGGCGTGCACGTGGCACTCGCCCGCCCAGATGTGCAGGTTCTCGCGGCCGGTCACGCGCTTGACGTGGGCGCCGAGGAACTGGTCCGGCAGGAAGAGAACCTCCTGGTCGGCGGGGATGGAGGCGACCACGTCCACCGCGTTCGACGAGGTGCAGCAGATGTCGGTCTCGGCCTTCACCTCGGCCGTGGTGTTCACGTAGGACACCACCACCGCGCCGGGGTGCTCGGCCTTCCA harbors:
- a CDS encoding dihydrofolate reductase family protein; this translates as MPRPYVLLSVAASLDGCIDDTSATRLVLSDEDDFDRVDAERAAADAILVGAGTIRADNPRLLVRSPSRQAERVAAGKPYSPAKVTFTRTGSLDPSSQFFTAGDVPKLVYAPSSVASSLALGPAATVIGASSVHDALADMHSRGISRLMVEGGGHIHTQFLAADVVDEIHLVYAPFFIGSASAPRFVHPASFPQSPARPMSLVEARQTGDLVLLKYRVHHG
- a CDS encoding deaminase, translated to MDDRALLSDAIALGDKCPPSTTFRVGAVIVDADGAVLSTGYSGETDPHDHAEEAALAKLGFPQLPGATMYTSLEPCSSRASRPRSCTALILASGIPRVVFAWREPAVFVDCVGAETLTAAGVTVVELPELAPAVRATNAHLL
- a CDS encoding S8 family serine peptidase → MRWWSAVSAVLVASTVLVPGAAAQPPSAPPPQSTCANPSGVYPGAVPWGQRVIDASRVWPLTDGTGQLVAVIGTGVDAANAQFGPEQVLPVRGIGAGATAPAPDCDGRGTVAAGIVAARQNRSTTFAGVAPGAKVLPVRYLRPGGNAADSADPDALAAAIVTSVEAKAGVILVAVPSPVDSPALTAAVNDARRRGSVVISAASAKEDGALTYPTATPGVLAVGSLNQQMQPVQREAGRHLSLSAPGAELVSVSAGGQGKLAHRWPVTDPSMAGAYVAGAAALLRAYHPELTPDQVMTRLTLTASRPPGGKHDPRQGWGLVDAYTAVSADIPPDAVGPGGPVPPPAAGAIVPAAAPARPPVNEAAGVLAIAGVGVAALVGLVVATFRRGRTRGWRPGRRA
- the nadC gene encoding carboxylating nicotinate-nucleotide diphosphorylase: MNELTREILADGGLDAADVLRVVDTALAEDLRYGADATTRATVPEGVVSTAAFTPRVAGTLAGVGPALAVLDRVLESYEVVERRVDGSWLAAGEPALVVRGPVRGLLTAERTALNLLCHLSGVATTTAAWVSEVEGTGCAIRDSRKTLPGLRLLEKYAVRCGGGVNHRFGLGDAVLIKDNHVVAAGSVTAALRAAREHAAELACEVEVDDLVQLEEALRAGADEVLLDNFTPARCAEAVRLRDELGSKARLESSGGLRLENAREYAASGVDYLAVGALTHSAPALDLGMDLG
- a CDS encoding L-aspartate oxidase, translating into MSNQVTAREAKTTPRWEAAADLVVIGSGVAGLTAALRGRALGLRVLVVTKAAIEDGNTRWAQGGVAVVLPGEHDDGDSVARHVQDTLTAGAGLCDEVAVQSVLDGGPGAVARLRELGASFDAGTSGGLARAREGGHTAFRVIHAGGDATGAEVERALVAETTGRRLPVLERHVAVDALRTPSGAVAGVSVLDPDGVLGVVRAPAVLVATGGLGQLYQATSNPEPATGDGLALALRAGAQAADMEFVQFHPTVLYTPGARGRCPLVTEAVRGEGARLLDGAGELVMLGVHPLGDLAPRDVVSAAITRRLAEAPGGIDDHVFLDATRITGFAKRFPTVYGAALAAGVDPLTEPIPVTPAAHFACGGVVTDTTGRTGVTGLYAAGEVARTGLHGANRLASNSLLEGLVMGERVAEAAAADLASGVLAEPRHGLAPECRHVEAAERDALQRAMSRYAAIGRDADGLAVLGSVLDLATSDSPLRTQAEVEDAALTLAAQALVISAARRTESRGCQVRLDFPERDEPGWRRSQLIRLSPSGQPVLADPILQEVVA
- the nadA gene encoding quinolinate synthase NadA → MAGTTTLRASELAEADLIPFDGVEPDASWAEEVRRLAEERDAVLLAHNYQVPAIQDVAHHTGDSLALSRIAAKSEASTIVFCGVHFMAETAKILAPEKTVLIPDARAGCSLADSITGAQLREWKAEHPGAVVVSYVNTTAEVKAETDICCTSSNAVDVVASIPADQEVLFLPDQFLGAHVKRVTGRENLHIWAGECHVHAGINGPELAERAASNPDADLFIHPECGCATSALYLAGEGAVAADRVKILSTGDMVHEAKATKAGSVLVATEIGMLHQLRKAAPGIDFRAVNDRASCRFMKMITPAALLRCLREGLDEVHVDAETAAKARASVQRMIEIGQPGGGE